A window from Myripristis murdjan chromosome 11, fMyrMur1.1, whole genome shotgun sequence encodes these proteins:
- the sacm1la gene encoding phosphatidylinositol-3-phosphatase SAC1-A — MKMATAYERYNLHTTPEKFFIEACDEGADAVLAIDRVSNEMTLTVKKDVPPSAVTRPICGIMGTIRLVAGMYLIVITKKKNVGSLLGHAVWKAVDFDMISYKKTVLHLTETQSQENKNFLSMIKNVLNTDGFYFCTDFDLTHTLQRLANTSPDFQEMSLLERADQRFVWNGNLLRELAAQPELHKFALPVVHGFIVMKPCRINGKIFEWVLISRRSCFRAGVRYYVRGIDSEGHAANFVETEQIVLYEGARASFVQTRGSMPFFWSQRPNLKYKPKPVISQSSSHMDGFQRHFDSQVLIYGKQTILNLVNQKGSEKPLEQAFAKMVSGMDNGLIHYIAFDFHKECSRMRWDRLQILVDAVAEAQDEYSYFMVNTEGKTLAQQKGVFRSNCMDCLDRTNVIQSLLARRSLQSQLQRMGVLNVGQRIEEQADFEKIYKNAWADNANACAVQYAGTGALKTDFTRTGKRTQWGLVMDGWNSMIRYYKNNFSDGFRQDSIDLFLGNFALDESDGPTPLRVQRDWTVFTLPIIMVVTFSMSIICCLMAGDTWTETLAYVMFWGAASWITAVIIFFNGQNFVDAPKLVQKDKMD, encoded by the exons ATGAAGATGGCGACCGCCTACGAGAGATACAATTT GCACACAACCCCAGAGAAGTTCTTCATCGAGGCCTGTGATGAAGGAGCTGATGCTGTCCTGGCCATCGACAGGGTCTCAAATGAAATGACCCTGACAG TGAAAAAGGATGTTCCTCCATCAGCAGTCACCAGGCCTATCTGTGGTATTATGGGGACCATTCGTTTGGTAGCAG GGATGTACCTGATTGTCATAACCAAGAAGAAGAATGTGGGAAGCCTGCTTGGCCATGCTGTGTGGAAGGCAGTAGACTTTGACATGATCTCCTATAAGAAGACGGTGCTGCACCTCACGGAGACCCAG TCTCAAGAGAACAAGAACTTCCTGTCCATGATTAAGAATGTGCTGAATACAGATGGCTTCTACTTCTGCACTGACTTTGACctgacacacaccctgcagCGGCTGGCCAACACAAGCCCTGATTTCCAGGAGATGAGCCTGTTGGAGAGG GCTGATCAGAGGTTTGTGTGGAATGGGAATCTCCTGAGAGAACTGGCAGCACAGCCAGAG CTTCACAAGTTTGCACTCCCTGTTGTCCATGGAT TCATTGTCATGAAGCCGTGCCGCATCAACGGGAAGATCTTTGAATGGGTTCTGATCTCCAGGAGAAGCTGCTTCCGGGCCGGTGTCAGATACTACGTGAGAG GCATTGATTCAGAAGGCCATGCTGCTAACTTTGTGGAGACGGAGCAGATTGTTCTGTATGAGGGAGCAAGAGCTTCATTCGTCCAG aCACGAGGTTCCATGCCCTTTTTTTGGTCTCAGAGACCCAACCTCAAATACAAGCCTAAACCTGTGATCAGCCAAAGCTCCAGTCAT ATGGATGGCTTCCAGAGGCATTTTGACTCTCAGGTCCTCATCTATGGGAAGCAGACTATTCTGAACTTG GTAAATCAAAAGGGCTCCGAGAAGCCACTGGAGCAGGCCTTTGCTAAGATGGTGTCTGGCATGGACAATGGTCTGATCCA TTACATAGCCTTCGACTTTCATAAGGAGTGCAGCAGGATGAGATGGGATCGCCTTCAGATCCTGGTTGATGCTGTGGCTGAAGCACAAGATGAATACAG ctACTTCATGGTGAACACAGAGGGGAAGACATTAGCCCAGCAGAAAGGTGTCTTCCGTAGTAACTGTATGGACTGCCTGGACAGGACAAACGTCATTCAGAGTCTGTTGGCCCGACGCTCCCTACAGTCCCAGCTTCAG AGGATGGGGGTTCTGAATGTGGGACAACGGATTGAAGAACAGGCAGATTTTGAGAAAATCTACAAGAATG CATGGGCTGACAATGCTAATGCATGCGCTGTACAGTATGCAGGAACTGGAGCCTTGAAAACCGACTTCACGAG GACGGGGAAGAGGACCCAGTGGGGACTGGTAATGGACGGCTGGAACTCCATGATCCGCTACTACAAAAACAACTTCTCTGATGGCTTCAGACAA gattCCATTGACCTCTTTCTGGGTAACTTTGCTCTTGATGAATCAGACGGACCTACACCTCTTCGAGTGCAGAGAGACTGGACAGTCTTCACG CTGCCCATCATCATGGTGGTGACATTCTCCATGTCCATCATCTGTTGTCTCATGGCTG GCGACACCTGGACTGAGACGCTGGCATACGTGATGTTCTGGGGGGCCGCCAGTTGGATTACAGCCGTCATCATCTTCTttaatggccaaaactttgtaGATGCCCCTAAGCTGGTTCAGAAGGACAAGATGGACTGA